The DNA region GTATTCAGTTTCCTGGCGACGCTCTATCCGGCCTTCAAGGCCGCCAATACCGATCCTGTGCAGGTGCTGCGTTATGAATGATATTTTGAAGGTCGCAGGCCTTGCCCGCAGCTTTACGCAGGGCGGCGTCACCATCGATGTGTTGCGCGGCGTGAACCTGACGGTGGGGCCGGGCGAGATCGTGGCGCTGCTCGGGCCGTCCGGGTCGGGCAAGTCGACGCTGCTGCAGGCGGTCGGCCTGCTGGAGGGCGGGTTCGACGGCTCGATCCGCATTGCGGGCGAAGAGGCGGCGAAGCTGGACAATGACGGGCGCACCCGGCTGCGCCGCGATGCACTGGGCTTCGTCTATCAGTTTCACCATCTGCTGCCCGATTTCAATGCAACCGAGAATGTCGTCCTGCCCCAAGTCATTCGCGACGTGGACATGGGCGCGGCCAAGGCGCGGGCGCAATTGCTGCTGACGTCGCTGGGGCTGGGCCATCGGCTGGACCATCGGCCAAGCCAATTGTCGGGCGGTGAGCAGCAGCGCGTGGCCGTGGCGCGCGCGCTGGCGAACCGCCCCGCGCTGGTGCTGGCGGACGAGCCGACCGGCAATTTGGACGAGCGCACGGCCGATGTCGTGCTGGGCGAATTTCTGCGCCTGGTGCGGGAGGAAGGCTCAGCCGCCTTGGTTGCAACCCATAATGAGCGGCTGGCGCAGAAGATGGACCGGGTGGTCCGGTTGCATGAAGGCGTGCTGGAAAGCCGTTAGACGGCGGCTTGCGCGGCGGCCGATGCGCCGTCGCGTACGGTGGCGACCAGGATGCGGTCGCGCCCTTCCGCCTTGGCGCGCAGTAGCGCTGCGTCGGCGGTTTGCAGCAGCCGATCCGCCCGGCCATGATCGGGGAAGGCGGACAGGCCGAAGGACGCGGTGATCTGCGCCAGTTCCTGACCGCGATGGTCCAGCCGCAGATGCTGTATCTTGCGCTGAATCTGCATCGTCCGGCCCAGCGCCTGATCCAGATCGAAGCCGGGCATCAGGACGACGAATTCTTCGCCGCCCAGCCGGAAGGCGTGGCCGTTTTCCCGCAGGGAATCGCCGAGGACTGCGCCGACCGCGCGCAACACCGCGTCGCCAGCATCATGGCCGTGATTGTCGTTGAAGCGCTTGAAATGGTCAATATCCACCATCAGACAGGCGAGCGGCGTGCCGTTATGATCGGCGTCGTTGACCAGCGTCTGCACCACAGCGTCGAACTGGCGCCGGTTGGGCAGGCCGGTCAGCGCGTCGGCCATCGCCATTTCGCGCAGCGCATCGCGCAGGCGCAGATTGGCAAGGGCGAGGCCGATATTTTCGGCCAGCATTTCGAGATATTTCCCGGTTCGGTCACGATAATCGGCGGTCGCGCCGGTCGGCTCCTCATAATAGAGCATGCCGATGCTTTCGCTTTGGGCGGCGAGCGGGATGCAGATGGTGCCGATGCTTTGCGCCGCGCCCAGATGCTCGCAGGGGATGTCGATCATTTCACCGGCCGGGCGATGAATCTGCCCCCGGCGTAGCGCCCAGCAGGCGGATGGCGGAAATTCGGCGCGGGAATGGACGGGCGACAGCCAGTGGCACGCCTGGGTCATGGCATTACGGCGATTGTCGTGAATATAGAGGCGGCCCGGAAAATCGGGCGCGATTTCCGGGGCGAACCGGCGGACGACGTCGACCAGATCATCGACATTGTCGCACCCCTGCAACCTTTGCGTCAGGCGCGATATCAGGTCGCGCATCGTGCGGTCGGCGTCGCGCTCCTGCTCCAGCCGCAGTCGCTCCAGCCCGTTTTCGCGAAAGATGCGGATCGCCTGGGCCATGTCGCCAATCTCATCGACATGGGCCGAGTCCGGCGGGATAGCGTCATAATCCTGTGCGGCGAGGCGCGTGACCACGTCGCTGAGGCGCACGACCGGGCGCAGGATGCGCTGTTTCAGGATGAAATAGAGGACGCACAGGAACAGCAATGCGGTCATGCCCAGCATGATTTCCGACATGGTGCGCCATTGCCGCGCGGTGTCGGTCGCGCGGGCAACGGCATGGTCCGTGCGCTGATCCAGCATATATTGGAATTTACCGACCTGCGCGGCGACCCGGTCGAGTTCCCGGCCATATTCGTCGCCGAACAGGATGGTGCGGGCGGTCCTGTCGTCCTTGGCTTCGGCGGCCTTGATCGCGGCTTCCTGCTCGGCGATCAGCGCGTCGCTCCAGTGCAAGCCTTGCTGGAGGGCGGCCAGTTCGGTGTCATTGGCTCCGGCGTCGCGCAGATGTGCGATACGCTGCTCGACGGAGCGCAAGGCCGCCTTTTCGCGGCGATAGGCGATGAGATGGCTGGGATCACCGCTGATCACGAAGCCGCGTGCCTGTTCCGTCAGGCGATAGACATCCTCCTCCAGCGTGGCGGTCGCCTGGTCGAAGGTCGCGCGTTGCGCCACGGCGGCGCGTTCGCTTTCTTCCGCGTTCGACGCCATCAACATGGTCGCGCCGGAAAACAGGGTCAGAGAGACGGTGGCCCCATAGGCCCAATTGGTGATCGTGGATAAACGCATGATAGCATCGCTGTACGCCACACAGGTTGGCAATTGCTTAATAGGGCGTCCACGATGAACGCGCCGATGTTACCCACAGTTTTTCTGAACGCAGGGCTGTGCCGAATCGACCCTTGTCCCTAGATTGTCATCCATGCCTCATGCTCCGTTCGTCCCCCTGCGCATCTTCTCCTCCTTCACCATGCTGGAAGGGGCAATCGATCCCAAGAAAATCGCCAAACATGCCAAGGCGCTGGGCTTTCCGGCGGCGGCGATCACCGATCGCAACGGACTGTATGGATCGATGGCCTTTTCGGACGGGTGCAAGGATGAGGGCGTGCAGCCGGTCATCGGCGCGATGCTGGGGCTGTTGCGGCCGGGGCGCCCGGCCAATGCAGCGCCGGTGCATGACTGGCTGGCGCTTTATGCACAGGATGCCGCGGGATATGACAATCTGTGCGCGCTGGTTTCGATGGCGCATCTCGACCGGCCGGTCGAGGAAGTGCCCCATGTCACGATCGACGCGCTGGAGGGGCGGACCGACGGGCTAATCGCGCTGACCGCTGGCGGCGAGGGGGCGCTGGCGCGGTTGTTCGCCGAGGACCAGCCGGACGCGGCGCTGGCTTATGCGCAGCGGCTGGAAGCGCTGTTTCCCGGGCGGCTCTATGTCGAGATTTGCCGTCGGCTCGATCCGGTCGAGGGGAAGGCGGAGCCGCTGTTGCTCGACCTTGCCTATGATCGAGACCTGCCGCTGGTGGCGACCAACCCGACCTGCTTTGCCGATCCGCAATTCCATGCCGCGCATGACGTGATGCTGTGCATCGCCGACAGCGCCTATGTCGACATGCCCGATCGCCGCACCAGTTCGCCCGACGCCTGGATGAAGCCTGCGGCCGAGATGAAGCGGTTGTTCGAGGATCTGCCCGAGGCGCTCGCCAATACGCTGGTCGTCGCGCAACGCTGCGCGGTGGCGGCGCCCAAGCGCAAGCCGATCCTGCCCAGCCTGGCGGGCGATATCGAGGGCGAGGCGGCGATGCTGCGCGACCAGGCGGCCGAAGGGCTGGAGCGGCGACTGGCGAAGCTGGGCATCATGTCGGCGGAAACGCGGCAACCCTATCTGGAGCGGTTGACCTTCGAGACAGACATCATCATCCAGATGGGGTTTCCGGGCTACTTTCTGATCGTTGCCGACTTCATCCGCTGGGCCAAGGAGAATGACATTCCGGTGGGTCCGGGCCGTGGCTCCGGCGCGGGGTCGCTGGTCGCCTGGGCGTTGACCATCACCGATCTCGATCCGTTGCAATTGGGCCTGCTGTTCGAACGCTTCCTGAATCCGGAACGTGTGTCGATGCCCGATTTCGACATCGATTTCTGCGAAACGCGGCGTGGCGAAGTGATACGCTACGTCCAGCAGAAATATGGCGCGGACCATGTGGCGCAGATCATCACATTCGGGAAGCTGAAGGCGCGCGCGGTGCTCAAGGATACAGGGCGCGTGCTGCAGATGAGCTATGGGCAGGTCGACCGGCTCGCCAAGCTGGTGCCCAATCATCCAACCGATCCCTGGACGCTGGAGCGGACGCTGGAAAAAGGCGGGGTCGCCGAGTTCCGGCACGAATATGAGAATGACAAACAGGTCCGCCGCCTGATCGACTATGCGATGAAGCTGGAAGGCTTTCCGCGCCACAGTTCCACCCATGCGGCGGGCGTGGTGATCGGCGATCGGCCGTTGCAGCAATTGGTGCCGCTCTATCGCGATCCGCGATCGGACATGCCGGTGACGCAGTTCGACATGAAATATGTCGAGGGTGCGGGGTTGGTGAAATTCGACTTTCTGGGCCTGAAGACGCTTTCGGTGTTGCAGAAGGCAGTGCAATTGCTCAGCGCGCGAGGCGTCACGGTCGATCTCGATACGCTCGCCTGGGACGATACGGCCGTTTACGATCTGCTCCAGCGCGGCGACACGGTCGGCGTGTTCCAGCTGGAATCAGAAGGGATGCGCAAGACGCTGGCGGCGGTGCGGCCGACCAATTTCGGCGATATCATCGCGCTCGTATCGCTCTATCGCCCCGGCCCGATGGACAATATCCCGATGTTCGGGCGGCGCAAGAACGGGCAGGAGGATATCGAGTATCCCCACATCCTGCTGAAACCGATCCTCGAAGAAACCTATGGCATCTTCGTCTATCAGGAACAGGTGATGCAGGCCGCGCAGATCCTGGCGGGCTATAGCCTGGGCGACGCGGACCTGCTGCGCCGGGCGATGGGCAAGAAGGTCAAGGCGGAGATGGACGCGCAGCGGTCGCGCTTCGTGGAAGGCTGCGCGGCGAGCGACATCAAGTCGGCCAAGGCCAACGAACTGTTCGATTTGATCGACAAGTTCGCGGGCTATGGCTTCAACAAGTCTCACGCGGCGGCCTATGCGCTGCTCGCCTATCAGACGGCCTGGTTGAAGGCGCATTATCCGGCCGAATTCTATGCCGGGTCGATGGCGTTCGATATCCATTTGACCGAAAAGCTGACCGTGTTCGTGGACGATATGCGGCGGATGGGGCTGACCTGCCTGGCGCCGGACCTCAATCGCAGCCAGGCCGATTTTACCGTCGAGGCCGTGCCATATGATGGCGAGGACAAGCGGCTGGGCTTTGCCGTGCGCTATGCGCTGGGTGGCCTGAAGGGCGTGGGCGAGAAGGCGATGGAGCAGTTGGTCGCCGAGCGTGAGGCGGCCGGACCGTTCAAGTCGCTGGATGACTTCGCCGACCGGATCGAGCCGCGGTTGCTGAACCGGCGGCAGCTGGAAAGCCTGGCGGCGTCAGGGGCATTCGATGGCATCTATGCCGATCGGGCGGGCGTCCATGCGGCGACCGAAACCATCCTGTCCGTCGCGTCGAGCAACGCGCAGGCGCGCGAAAGCGGGCAGGGCGGGCTGTTCGGCGATGTCGAGACGCCCCATGCGGATGTGCGCATTCCGCCGCATCAGGCCTGGACCGTCGCGGATCGCATGGCGCAGGAGAAGGAGGCGTTCGGCTTTTATTTCTCCGCCCATCCGGTCGACCGCTACAAGCATCTGGCGGACGCGCGCGGCGCGCGCAGCTATGGCACGATCTGCCAGGCGCCGATGGGTATGCCGAATGCGGAGGGTCGGGTCATGACCATCATGGCGGCGATGGTGGAGGATGTGCGCTGGCGCGAGACGAAGCGTGGCGCGCGTTACGCCAATGCGACCTTCTCCGACCAGAGCGGTCAGTTTCAGGCGAGTTGCTTTGACGAGGATGCGTGCAAGGCGATCGAGGAACTGGCGCGCGATGGCGATTGCGCGTTGCTGGTCGCGGAACTGGATCGCTTGCCGGGCGAGGAGACGCCGCGCGTCACCGTGCGCGGGGTTGAGCCGTTCCGCGCGATCGCCAGTGCGTCGCGGATGGAATTGACCGTCGATGTGGAGACGCCGCAGGCCGTGGCGGCCTTGGCGACGCTGCTGGCCGGTGCGGGCGGTGGGCGCAGCGAAGTGTTTATGCGGGCGCCTGTGGGTGACGGGAAAGCCGCGCGAGTGTTCCTGGGCGATCAATATAGTCTGGGCGCGGACCAGGTGGATGCGATTTCGACCATAGCCGGGCTGACGATCCATCGTTTCGAGCGGATGGATGTGAAGGCGGACGGGTATAGGACGCGGACGCGGCGGACGGCGATGCGGTTGGTGGGGTGATTGGGGGCTGGGGTTTGATGCGGTCGTTAGATGTTCGAGAGCGGACTTAATTCCCCCTCCCTTAAACGGGAGGGGGCTGGGGGTGGGCCAGCGCTACGTTGGATATGCCCACCCCGCTGCGACTAAATTCGCTACGCTCATTAAGTCTCGCTGCCCCTCCCGCAAGCGGTTGGGGCGTTAGCCCGGCAGTCCGCCGTCAACCCAACGGTCACGACGAAGGAGGCTAAAACAACCGCATCTGCGCGCCTTCGGGTGGGCGGAAGAGGTCGGTGCGCAGGGTGAGGCGTTCCGCGCCCAGGCCTGCCCGTTTGCGGGCCTTGGTGAAACGGGTGCGGAGGAGGTCTGCCCAGACGCCCTGGCCGCGCATGCGGGAGCCGAAATTGGGATCATTGTCGCGGCCGCCGCGCAGGTCGTTTATGATTCCCATCACCTTGGCTGCGCGAT from Sphingobium sp. HWE2-09 includes:
- a CDS encoding diguanylate cyclase, with protein sequence MRLSTITNWAYGATVSLTLFSGATMLMASNAEESERAAVAQRATFDQATATLEEDVYRLTEQARGFVISGDPSHLIAYRREKAALRSVEQRIAHLRDAGANDTELAALQQGLHWSDALIAEQEAAIKAAEAKDDRTARTILFGDEYGRELDRVAAQVGKFQYMLDQRTDHAVARATDTARQWRTMSEIMLGMTALLFLCVLYFILKQRILRPVVRLSDVVTRLAAQDYDAIPPDSAHVDEIGDMAQAIRIFRENGLERLRLEQERDADRTMRDLISRLTQRLQGCDNVDDLVDVVRRFAPEIAPDFPGRLYIHDNRRNAMTQACHWLSPVHSRAEFPPSACWALRRGQIHRPAGEMIDIPCEHLGAAQSIGTICIPLAAQSESIGMLYYEEPTGATADYRDRTGKYLEMLAENIGLALANLRLRDALREMAMADALTGLPNRRQFDAVVQTLVNDADHNGTPLACLMVDIDHFKRFNDNHGHDAGDAVLRAVGAVLGDSLRENGHAFRLGGEEFVVLMPGFDLDQALGRTMQIQRKIQHLRLDHRGQELAQITASFGLSAFPDHGRADRLLQTADAALLRAKAEGRDRILVATVRDGASAAAQAAV
- a CDS encoding ABC transporter ATP-binding protein, which translates into the protein MNDILKVAGLARSFTQGGVTIDVLRGVNLTVGPGEIVALLGPSGSGKSTLLQAVGLLEGGFDGSIRIAGEEAAKLDNDGRTRLRRDALGFVYQFHHLLPDFNATENVVLPQVIRDVDMGAAKARAQLLLTSLGLGHRLDHRPSQLSGGEQQRVAVARALANRPALVLADEPTGNLDERTADVVLGEFLRLVREEGSAALVATHNERLAQKMDRVVRLHEGVLESR
- the dnaE gene encoding DNA polymerase III subunit alpha → MPHAPFVPLRIFSSFTMLEGAIDPKKIAKHAKALGFPAAAITDRNGLYGSMAFSDGCKDEGVQPVIGAMLGLLRPGRPANAAPVHDWLALYAQDAAGYDNLCALVSMAHLDRPVEEVPHVTIDALEGRTDGLIALTAGGEGALARLFAEDQPDAALAYAQRLEALFPGRLYVEICRRLDPVEGKAEPLLLDLAYDRDLPLVATNPTCFADPQFHAAHDVMLCIADSAYVDMPDRRTSSPDAWMKPAAEMKRLFEDLPEALANTLVVAQRCAVAAPKRKPILPSLAGDIEGEAAMLRDQAAEGLERRLAKLGIMSAETRQPYLERLTFETDIIIQMGFPGYFLIVADFIRWAKENDIPVGPGRGSGAGSLVAWALTITDLDPLQLGLLFERFLNPERVSMPDFDIDFCETRRGEVIRYVQQKYGADHVAQIITFGKLKARAVLKDTGRVLQMSYGQVDRLAKLVPNHPTDPWTLERTLEKGGVAEFRHEYENDKQVRRLIDYAMKLEGFPRHSSTHAAGVVIGDRPLQQLVPLYRDPRSDMPVTQFDMKYVEGAGLVKFDFLGLKTLSVLQKAVQLLSARGVTVDLDTLAWDDTAVYDLLQRGDTVGVFQLESEGMRKTLAAVRPTNFGDIIALVSLYRPGPMDNIPMFGRRKNGQEDIEYPHILLKPILEETYGIFVYQEQVMQAAQILAGYSLGDADLLRRAMGKKVKAEMDAQRSRFVEGCAASDIKSAKANELFDLIDKFAGYGFNKSHAAAYALLAYQTAWLKAHYPAEFYAGSMAFDIHLTEKLTVFVDDMRRMGLTCLAPDLNRSQADFTVEAVPYDGEDKRLGFAVRYALGGLKGVGEKAMEQLVAEREAAGPFKSLDDFADRIEPRLLNRRQLESLAASGAFDGIYADRAGVHAATETILSVASSNAQARESGQGGLFGDVETPHADVRIPPHQAWTVADRMAQEKEAFGFYFSAHPVDRYKHLADARGARSYGTICQAPMGMPNAEGRVMTIMAAMVEDVRWRETKRGARYANATFSDQSGQFQASCFDEDACKAIEELARDGDCALLVAELDRLPGEETPRVTVRGVEPFRAIASASRMELTVDVETPQAVAALATLLAGAGGGRSEVFMRAPVGDGKAARVFLGDQYSLGADQVDAISTIAGLTIHRFERMDVKADGYRTRTRRTAMRLVG